The DNA region GTAATACTCCTTTCAACAGCAAGAAGGTCTATTATAATACCACCATTATTCTTGTATTGACATCAACTAAGTCTACAAACTAAAAACAAAATTGTCGAGACAAAGTCATGCCTTCAAGCAATAGCATACTTAAACCCTCCAAGTTCGATTAAAGTACAgatcaattcaaacaaaaaacttGTTCCTACACTTACTTATGCAGGTAAAGTTGATCACTAGTGCCAAATAATGCGAAATGTATGCGAGTGAACATCACAAAGCTATGAAATCATATCAGTGACACCATTCAAAACAGATTAACAAAGTTGATAGTAATTTCACTGCTACAAACCTGATCAAGTTTTAGTCTTTCGACGAAGACGTTTCCTAAGCTTCTTATACTTGTGCTTAttcatcttcctcttcctcttcctcttcacaCTATCAGCCCACATCATATTCGGACGCTCCATTTCAGGTCCAATAAGCTGAGATAAACCCAAACCAGATGACAAATTCGGATCCATAAAAAACCCAAATGAGAAAATTGGGTAAACCTGCATTTTACTGAAATGGGCGAGTTCAGTTAAACGTTGGTTTTCAGGGTTTAATCCACCTCCACGGTCGAATTTAGGTTGACTAAGAATTGATTGGTTGATGAAAAACAATGGAGGAGAGGGATTTATGGAGTTTTGAGTTGTGAATGTTGTAATGAATCTAGTTGAAGATTGTTTGCGGATAAGTTCTCGTAGAAGGCGAGCCATTTTAGTGATTGATGACAAAATGGGAAGGTAAAAATTAGAGATTTAGCATAATGAATTTGGGGATTCAGAAAGATGAAATTCTATTAGGGTTATTTGTTCAGATAACCAAAGTGGAGGGGAGATTTAGGGTAAAGTTTTGAACTAGAATTGGTCATTGAACTGATGAAGAGAATCAAATAGGACTATAGGAGTGCACAAGATGAACTGATAACGGGAAGAAAAAATATTATGCCCTCACGCAGGATCGAACTACGGACCTCCAGTTTACAAGACTGGCGCTCTACCACTGAGCTATAAGGGCTTATTGATATGCGTACTAACTGAAACGTACCATTATCTAAATAATTTCTGCTTTGTCAAATGTCcaatttgttgttttcataaaaaatcaatttaattatatcaTCACAAATTCTTTTTAGAGACGGTCTCTTAGATAGATCAACTTTAATTGGACCGacttattatgtattttttagaatattataagtaggcattaagaatgatgtaagtagacactttagatattgaaaataggcattaagataCGAttagtaagcattaagaataatgtaaatagacattaagaataaaatatgtaggcattaatctttaatgggtagGGTTTAAggtacgtctctcaaagagacggtctct from Amaranthus tricolor cultivar Red isolate AtriRed21 chromosome 3, ASM2621246v1, whole genome shotgun sequence includes:
- the LOC130808849 gene encoding uncharacterized protein LOC130808849, with translation MARLLRELIRKQSSTRFITTFTTQNSINPSPPLFFINQSILSQPKFDRGGGLNPENQRLTELAHFSKMQVYPIFSFGFFMDPNLSSGLGLSQLIGPEMERPNMMWADSVKRKRKRKMNKHKYKKLRKRLRRKTKT